A part of Maridesulfovibrio hydrothermalis AM13 = DSM 14728 genomic DNA contains:
- a CDS encoding aminotransferase class I/II-fold pyridoxal phosphate-dependent enzyme, whose translation MDKFPRVHRLPPYVFAKVNELKMQLRHDGEDIIDLGMGNPDLPTPQHIVDKLVEAAQKPANHRYSASRGIKGLRREMALWYKRRYGVELDYDQEVVVTMGAKEGLAHLALVMLSPGDVVFAPDPSYPIHPYASIIAGADVRRIPIGADRDFFEDLELAMRQTWPKPKLLIINYPHNPTGVTAEIPFFEKIVDFAKNNDLLVIHDLAYADFTFDGYKAPSFLQARGAKDVGVEFFSLSKSYSMPGWRVGFCCGNREMVQALTRIKSYLDYGLFQPIQIAACAALSGPQDCVREQMAIYQDRRDALCEGLQRIGWDVTPPKATQFLWTEIPEQFKHLGSVEFSKLLLRECKVAVAPGLGFGSYGDSHVRMALVENRQRINQAIRGMKELFDKG comes from the coding sequence ATGGACAAGTTTCCAAGAGTTCACCGGCTGCCCCCCTACGTGTTTGCCAAAGTGAATGAACTGAAAATGCAACTCCGCCACGATGGCGAAGACATCATTGATCTGGGTATGGGAAATCCAGACCTCCCCACCCCGCAGCATATTGTAGATAAGCTGGTGGAAGCGGCGCAGAAACCCGCCAACCATCGCTACAGCGCGTCAAGAGGAATCAAAGGCCTTCGTAGAGAAATGGCCCTTTGGTACAAAAGAAGATACGGCGTTGAACTGGATTATGATCAGGAAGTGGTCGTTACCATGGGCGCCAAAGAGGGGCTGGCGCACTTGGCGTTGGTTATGCTTTCTCCCGGCGACGTAGTATTCGCACCGGACCCGTCTTATCCGATTCACCCATACGCAAGTATCATTGCTGGTGCTGACGTAAGACGCATACCCATAGGTGCAGACAGGGACTTTTTTGAAGATCTTGAACTGGCAATGCGTCAGACATGGCCCAAACCTAAACTTCTGATCATCAACTACCCGCACAACCCCACAGGGGTGACTGCTGAAATCCCGTTCTTTGAAAAAATTGTTGATTTCGCTAAAAACAATGACCTGCTGGTTATCCATGATCTGGCATATGCGGATTTCACTTTTGACGGATATAAAGCACCAAGCTTTTTACAGGCCAGAGGTGCAAAGGACGTTGGAGTTGAATTCTTCTCCCTGTCCAAAAGCTACTCCATGCCCGGCTGGCGCGTAGGCTTTTGCTGCGGTAACCGCGAAATGGTTCAGGCTCTGACCCGCATTAAAAGTTATCTGGATTACGGGCTGTTTCAACCCATCCAGATTGCCGCCTGCGCAGCCCTTTCCGGTCCTCAAGACTGTGTACGGGAACAGATGGCCATTTATCAGGACAGACGTGATGCCCTTTGTGAAGGCCTCCAGCGTATTGGATGGGACGTAACTCCGCCTAAAGCAACACAGTTCCTGTGGACTGAAATTCCTGAGCAGTTCAAACATCTGGGGTCGGTTGAATTCTCCAAACTGCTGCTTCGTGAATGCAAAGTAGCTGTTGCACCGGGTCTTGGCTTCGGCAGTTATGGCGACAGTCATGTCCGCATGGCCCTCGTTGAAAACAGACAGAGAATCAATCAGGCCATCCGTGGAATGAAAGAACTGTTTGACAAAGGATAG
- a CDS encoding homoserine dehydrogenase, with protein MQTVKLAIAGFGTVGTGLARIIEENKDVIFARCGKKFSITSVLVRDLNKQRDYFPGPDVKFTNDLDEFTSSPDVDIVVELMGGTTVAKDIVTKALEAGKHVVTANKHLLAEHGIELFEIAAKNNVGLYYESSVAGGIPIIQSIKESLAANRIKSIVGILNGTANYILSEMSTNGLEFDTALEQATRLGYAEADPTFDIEGIDAAHKVVVLTRIAYGKDYPLAKLPVEGITRIEGQDIRFAREFGYRIKLIGQVRDVGGKLEAGVFPALVKYTLLLARVGGNYNAIRVEGNAVGPAFFHGQGAGSLPTGSAVLADIMALSKTDTPDNTGFCNAPIEKADILAPEFATSEYYFRFSVMDKAGVMAALSKCLAEHNISIAQAVQKGNPDDKEIPVVFTTHKASTKDVNSALAEIDKMPFITRKTLSMRILKG; from the coding sequence ATGCAGACTGTTAAGCTAGCCATTGCAGGTTTCGGCACTGTCGGAACCGGACTTGCCCGGATTATCGAAGAGAATAAAGATGTTATATTCGCCCGTTGCGGCAAGAAATTCAGTATAACCTCCGTTCTCGTTCGTGATCTCAATAAACAAAGAGACTACTTTCCCGGCCCTGATGTTAAATTCACTAACGATTTAGATGAATTTACGTCCAGCCCCGATGTAGACATTGTTGTCGAACTCATGGGCGGCACTACCGTTGCCAAAGATATCGTCACCAAAGCTCTTGAAGCAGGCAAGCACGTGGTCACGGCCAACAAGCACCTTCTGGCTGAACACGGGATTGAACTTTTCGAAATTGCTGCAAAAAACAATGTCGGACTCTATTATGAATCCAGCGTTGCTGGCGGTATTCCTATTATCCAGTCCATCAAAGAAAGCCTTGCTGCCAATCGCATCAAGTCCATTGTCGGCATCCTTAACGGAACCGCCAACTACATCCTTTCCGAGATGTCAACCAATGGGCTGGAATTTGATACTGCACTGGAGCAGGCCACAAGACTCGGCTACGCCGAAGCAGACCCGACCTTTGACATCGAAGGTATCGACGCCGCGCACAAGGTGGTCGTTCTGACCCGCATTGCCTACGGGAAAGATTACCCCCTTGCAAAGCTGCCCGTTGAAGGTATCACACGTATTGAAGGACAGGATATCCGTTTTGCCCGTGAATTCGGTTACCGTATCAAACTCATCGGACAGGTGCGTGATGTAGGCGGAAAGCTTGAGGCCGGAGTTTTTCCAGCGCTGGTCAAGTACACCCTCCTTCTGGCCCGTGTCGGAGGCAATTATAATGCAATACGCGTTGAAGGAAACGCTGTAGGCCCTGCATTTTTCCACGGACAGGGTGCTGGCTCTCTGCCTACCGGAAGCGCTGTTCTGGCTGATATTATGGCTCTGTCCAAGACTGATACTCCGGATAACACCGGATTTTGCAACGCCCCTATTGAAAAAGCCGATATACTGGCTCCTGAATTTGCCACCTCCGAATATTATTTCCGTTTCTCCGTAATGGATAAGGCCGGAGTTATGGCTGCTCTGTCCAAATGTCTGGCTGAACACAACATATCCATTGCTCAGGCAGTGCAGAAAGGTAACCCTGATGACAAGGAAATCCCTGTTGTATTCACAACTCACAAGGCAAGCACCAAAGATGTAAACTCCGCTCTTGCTGAAATTGACAAGATGCCCTTTATCACCCGCAAGACTTTGAGCATGCGCATCCTGAAAGGATAA
- a CDS encoding cofactor-independent phosphoglycerate mutase, whose product MKLLFLIADGMGGWPIEELGDKTTLEAANTPNMDMLAGKGLVGTCRTVPKDMAPGSDVANMSLLGFDPRTYHTGRGPIEAAAQGLDLDPDDLVWRMNLVNISSFEENGTMFDYSAGHIGTDKSVPLVEKLQKELGNDEFTFYPGIQYRHLLVHKGGAKKAERELEIRPPHDLTDKPIADDVKEFAKSPLMNKLVRDAEKVLAGNGTKAVSIWPWGQGKPLTMPPFKEKFGMKGAVVSAVDLIKGLGRASGLEVIDVEGATGLVDTNYAGKVEATLKFLEHGDFVYVHLEGPDESGHMGSVEDKIKSIERFDKLVVGPLLEKYPLDKANYVITCDHYTPIETRTHDAAPVPFILTAPKCIASRLESFSEEIADRTGIIIPEGHDFMQWVLDKIK is encoded by the coding sequence ATGAAACTTCTTTTTCTGATTGCTGACGGTATGGGCGGATGGCCCATCGAGGAACTGGGTGACAAAACAACCCTTGAAGCCGCAAACACTCCCAACATGGACATGCTGGCGGGCAAAGGACTGGTCGGCACATGCAGGACGGTCCCCAAAGACATGGCTCCGGGATCTGATGTTGCCAATATGTCTCTACTCGGCTTTGATCCCCGGACATACCACACCGGACGCGGCCCCATTGAAGCTGCTGCGCAGGGACTTGATCTCGATCCCGACGATCTAGTCTGGCGCATGAATCTGGTCAATATTTCCAGCTTTGAAGAAAACGGAACCATGTTCGACTACTCTGCCGGACACATCGGTACAGATAAATCCGTGCCGCTGGTGGAAAAGCTGCAAAAAGAACTGGGCAACGATGAGTTCACCTTCTACCCCGGAATCCAATACCGTCACCTGCTTGTTCACAAAGGCGGAGCCAAAAAGGCGGAAAGGGAACTTGAAATCCGCCCTCCGCATGACCTGACCGACAAGCCTATTGCCGATGATGTAAAGGAATTTGCTAAAAGCCCGCTCATGAATAAACTTGTCCGTGATGCCGAAAAGGTTTTGGCCGGCAACGGAACCAAAGCTGTGTCCATCTGGCCCTGGGGGCAGGGTAAACCGCTGACTATGCCACCGTTCAAAGAGAAATTCGGCATGAAAGGTGCGGTTGTCTCAGCTGTAGACCTCATTAAAGGTCTGGGCCGGGCATCAGGACTGGAGGTAATTGATGTTGAAGGAGCCACCGGACTGGTGGACACCAATTATGCTGGAAAGGTTGAAGCGACTCTTAAATTTCTTGAGCATGGCGATTTCGTATATGTGCACCTTGAAGGACCGGATGAATCCGGCCACATGGGCAGCGTAGAAGATAAGATTAAATCCATAGAACGATTTGATAAGCTGGTTGTAGGCCCGCTTTTAGAGAAATATCCTCTGGACAAAGCCAACTATGTAATAACCTGTGATCACTACACTCCCATCGAGACCCGTACCCATGATGCGGCTCCGGTTCCATTTATTTTGACTGCCCCGAAGTGTATCGCTTCCAGACTGGAGTCGTTCAGCGAGGAAATTGCCGACCGCACAGGAATCATTATTCCGGAAGGACACGATTTCATGCAATGGGTTTTAGATAAAATTAAATAA
- a CDS encoding acyl-CoA thioesterase: MNKTKDFPTPDAWMNHSVSYGETDAMGVVYYAEYLHFFERSRSLYIRERGMSYAEVEQRGIYLPVREASCRYRVPAQYDDMLNIHVGISEWKRASIKFIYDIYKDDRSILVASGFTEHACVNKDGRPVRVPEWLREIF; the protein is encoded by the coding sequence ATGAATAAAACAAAAGATTTTCCAACTCCTGACGCATGGATGAACCACAGCGTTTCATATGGCGAGACTGATGCCATGGGCGTTGTTTACTACGCCGAGTATCTGCATTTTTTTGAGCGGTCCCGATCACTTTATATCCGCGAAAGGGGTATGAGCTACGCCGAAGTGGAACAACGAGGCATCTACCTACCGGTACGCGAAGCTTCATGCAGGTATCGTGTTCCGGCGCAATATGATGACATGCTGAACATTCATGTCGGCATCAGCGAATGGAAACGGGCTTCCATAAAGTTTATCTACGATATTTATAAGGATGACCGCTCTATTTTAGTTGCCAGCGGTTTCACAGAGCATGCCTGCGTCAACAAAGATGGACGGCCCGTACGCGTGCCTGAATGGCTGCGGGAGATCTTTTAA
- a CDS encoding amidohydrolase family protein: MYYDVHTHAFHPKIADKVLTQLHNHYGITAVGNGHPEDLLARAEKAGLDKVIIHTAATSPDQVIPANNWSIELMKSDPRITAFGTMHPDYDDMEKEFSRLERNGIKGLKFHPDFQGFFMDDRKFYRILEMIQGRFVTMFHIGDKLPPEKNPSCPLKLKKILIDFPKLKAIGAHMGGLYHWKYVAEELAGMNVFFDTSSALPFMDKQVLLDIMNKHPREQILFGSDYPLFDPGESMKELQHTLKLKDFEMEIHLSAAEQLFK; this comes from the coding sequence ATGTATTACGATGTTCATACTCATGCATTTCATCCCAAAATTGCAGATAAAGTTCTTACTCAGCTTCACAATCATTACGGTATTACAGCGGTCGGCAACGGACATCCCGAAGATCTGCTCGCGCGTGCTGAAAAAGCGGGACTGGACAAGGTTATCATTCATACAGCAGCCACATCACCTGACCAGGTAATTCCCGCTAACAACTGGTCTATAGAACTTATGAAATCAGACCCGCGCATTACAGCTTTCGGTACTATGCACCCGGATTATGATGACATGGAGAAAGAGTTCAGCAGACTGGAGCGCAACGGCATCAAGGGTCTTAAATTCCATCCTGATTTTCAAGGCTTCTTTATGGATGACCGCAAATTCTACAGAATCCTTGAAATGATACAGGGAAGGTTTGTAACCATGTTTCATATCGGAGACAAACTGCCGCCTGAAAAGAATCCGTCCTGCCCGTTAAAGCTCAAAAAAATACTTATAGATTTCCCGAAGCTTAAAGCTATCGGCGCGCACATGGGCGGACTGTATCACTGGAAATATGTTGCTGAAGAACTTGCGGGGATGAACGTGTTCTTTGATACTTCAAGCGCTCTGCCTTTCATGGACAAGCAGGTACTGCTCGATATCATGAATAAACATCCACGCGAGCAGATACTTTTTGGCAGCGACTACCCGCTCTTTGATCCGGGCGAATCAATGAAAGAGCTGCAACACACCCTGAAATTGAAAGATTTCGAAATGGAAATTCACCTGAGCGCAGCCGAGCAGCTTTTTAAATAA
- a CDS encoding DUF2867 domain-containing protein, with product MSDSISVVQSIDSLKKLMKDADYMDSKSFTGDCTLIHFLDRMLRYEPVWLRWLYIVRSVLAKLMRLEHDEVGHAKAKVNKFDFTPGGKVDFFTSLDFKADEYWVGEAEDKHLSGYVGVVAEVRPSGRTEFHLFTIVHYRNWTGPVYFNLIRPFHHLIVYFMGKHAVAN from the coding sequence ATGAGTGATTCAATAAGTGTTGTGCAGTCTATCGATTCACTCAAGAAGTTGATGAAGGATGCCGATTATATGGATTCAAAGTCTTTTACCGGCGATTGCACTTTAATTCATTTTCTTGACCGGATGCTTCGCTATGAACCTGTCTGGCTCCGCTGGCTGTATATAGTCCGTTCTGTACTGGCAAAGCTTATGAGGCTTGAGCATGATGAAGTCGGGCATGCCAAGGCTAAGGTAAACAAATTCGATTTCACGCCCGGAGGGAAAGTTGATTTTTTCACTTCTCTTGATTTTAAGGCAGATGAATATTGGGTCGGAGAAGCGGAAGACAAGCATCTGAGCGGATATGTCGGCGTGGTTGCTGAGGTTCGCCCTTCAGGCCGGACAGAATTTCATCTGTTTACTATTGTGCACTATCGCAACTGGACCGGACCGGTCTATTTTAATCTGATCCGGCCTTTTCATCATTTAATAGTATATTTCATGGGTAAACATGCTGTCGCCAATTAA